CACTGGGCGACGAACGCGTGCATATCGGCTGAACCGCTCCGTGACAACCGCACCTGCCAAAGTCGCCGTGCTCGCTTCCGGGCGCGGCAGCAACCTCGCTGCGCTGCTCGCCGCGCGCGAGCACGGCGACTTGCCGGTCGAGTTCGTGCTGGTCGGCAGCGACAGGGCCAGTGCCGGCGCGCTGCGCCTGGCCGAGGCGGCGAACATTCCCACCCTGGCGCTGGACCCGCGCAGCTATCCGGACCGCCGCGCGTTCGACCTGGACCTGTTCCAGCGCGTTGCCGCCAGCGGCGCCGAATGGCTGGTGCTGGCCGGCTTCATGCGCATCCTCGACGGCGAGGCGCTGCGGCCGTGGGTGGGCCGCATCATCAACATCCACCCTTCGCTGCTGCCGAAATACCGCGGCCTGCACACGCATCGCCGCGCGCTGGAAGCGGGCGACCGCGAGCACGGCGCCAGCGTGCATTTCGTCACCGCCGAACTGGATGGCGGCCCGGTGATCGCACAGGCACGCCTGCCGATCGAAGCCGGCGACGACGAGCAACTGCTGGCGCAACGGCTGCTGCCGCTGGAACACCGGCTGCTGCCTGCGGTGCTGGGCCTGCTGGTCAGCGGGCGCCTGCAATGGGACGGCCAGGCGCCACGCTTCGACGGCCAGCCGCTGGCGGCGCCATTGCGGCTGGACGACGACGGCCTTTCTCCTTAAAGCCGGTTCAGCCCGGTCTCGGCAGACTCGGCGCATGACTATCCGACCCCTGCTCGCTCCCCTGCTCGGCCTCGGCCTGCTGCTCGGTACCCCGGCCGCGCCCGCCGCCACGCCCACCGCGTTCACCGCCACCTACGACGTGTCGCAGGCTGGCTCGCCGATGGGTCGGGCCACGGTGAGCCTGCGCGCGGCCGGCAACGGCGAGTGGATCTACAGCAAGGACGTCAAGGGCACCGGCGGACTGGCCGCCCTGCTCGGCGCCAGCGTCACGGAAAGCTCGCGCTTCCGCTGGAGAGGCGACGTGCCCGAGGCGATCAGCTACGACTACCAGTTGCAGGCGGCGGTGAAGACCAAGCAGCGCCACATGGTGGTCGACTGGGCGAAAAAGCAGGTCGCCGTCGACGAGGGCAAGGGTCCGCAGACCTATCCGGCCAGTCCGGGCATGGTCGAGCGCAATACCCTCGCGCTGGCACTGGGCCTGGCCTTGCGCGACGGCAAGCAGCAGGTCGCGTTGCCGGTAGCGGTGCGCCAGGAAGTGCAGGTGCAGAACTTCAAGGTGACCGGCAAGGAAGCCATCACCGTTCCTGCCGGCAGCTTCGACGCCGAACGGATCGACCGCACCGACGCCGACCGCGGCTTCAGCGCGTGGTACGCCCCCGACCGCTATCCGCTGCCGGTGAAACTGTCGCAGCACGACGGCGGCGACATGGTGATGGAGCTGGTGAGCTACAAAGCCGACTGAGCTTTTCAGGCGCAACCAGCACGAAAAAGCCCGGCAATGCCGGGCTTTTTGCCGTGCGCGATGCAGCGCCGATCAGTTCGGCAGGCGGCGGATCTTGGCGCCGAGCACGCCGAGCTTTTCCTCGATGTTCTCGTAGCCGCGGTCGATGTGGTAGACGCGATCGACCGTGGTGTCGCCCTTGGCCACCAGGCCGGCCAGCACCAGGCAGGCCGAGGCGCGCAGGTCGGTGGCCATGATCGGCGCGCCGCTCATCTGCGCGACGCCCTGCACCACCGCGGTGTTGCCCTCGAGGCGGATGTCCGCACCGAGGCGCTGCAGCTCGTGCGCATGCATGAAGCGGTTCTCGAACACCGTCTCGGTGACCACGCCGGTGCCCTCGGCGACGCAGTTCAGCGCGGTGAACTGCGCCTGCATGTCGGTGGGAAACGCCGGGTACGGCGCGGTGCTGATGTTGACCGCCTTCGGCCGGCGGCCGCCCATGTCCAGCTCGATCCAGTCGTCGCCGGTGGAGATGTGCGCACCGGATTCCTCCAGCTTGGCCAGCACCGCCTCGAGCGTGTTGGCGCGGGCGTGGCGCGCGCGTACCTTGCCGCCGGTCATCGCCGCGCCGACCAGGAAGGTGCCGGTCTCGATGCGGTCGGGCAGCACCTCGTACTCGGCGCCGTGCAGGCGCTCGACGCCGTGGATCACCATGGTGGACGTGCCGGCGCCCTCGATTTGCGCGCCCATCGCGATCAGGCAATGCGCCAGGTCGACCACCTCGGGCTCCTGCGCCGCGTTCTCGATCACCGTGGTGCCGTGGGCCAGGGTGGCCGCCATCATGATGTTCTCGGTGCCGGTGACGGTGACCATGTCCATCACGATGCGCGTGCCCTTCAGCCGCGATGCCTTCGCCTTGATGTAGCCGTTCTCGACCGTGATCTCGGCACCCAGCGCCTGCAGGCCACGGATGTGCTGGTCGACCGGGCGCGAGCCGATCGCGCAGCCGCCCGGCAGCGAGACCTCGGCCTGGCCGAAGCGCGCCACCAGCGGGCCGAGCACCAGGATCGAGGCGCGCATCGTGCGCACCAGGTCGTACGGCGCCACGCAGGTGCTGGTGGTGCGCGGGTCGACGTGCATCTTCATGCGGTCGTCCAACACCAGTTGCACGCCCATCTGGCCGAGCAGTTCGATGAACGTGGTGACGTCGTGCAGGTGCGGCACGTTGCCGATGCTGACCGGCTCATCGGCCAGCAGGCAGCCAGCAAGAATCGGCAGCACGGCATTCTTGGCGCCGGAAATGCCGACCTCGCCATGAAGCGGCGTGCCGCCGCTGATCAGAATTTTGGCCATATGTACGGGATTCGAGATTCGGGATTTGAGATTCGGAACAGCCAGGGGGCGAGATGGTGGCGGGGTTCGCTTTCGCGAATCCCGAATCACGAATCCCGAATCCCGGCTTCTTGGGGTGTCAGGGTCTTCAGGGCCAGCGCGTGGATCGCGCCGCCCATCAGCTCGCCCAGCGTGGCATACACCAGCCGATGCCGCGCCAGCGGCAGCTTGCCGGCGAACTGGCCGGCGATCACGGTGGCCTCGAAATGCACGCCATCGGCCCCGCTGACCTCCACTCGGGCACCGGGCAGGCCATTTTCGATCATCGCCTGGATGCGGGCGGGGTCCATCGGGGAGTGTTCCATGCGGGAGCTCGGGCCAACCGGCAGCGGATTCCGTCACGACTGGAATCCATTGCGCTGGCTTATGACGTTAAAATGCGGATATGCCATGGTAATGGAAATCCGCTGGCGCAGAAATGACAGCGGTTCCAGATCGGCCCGAACGTGGCCGCCCGCCACGGCTACCCGGGCATTCGTCCCGCCCTTTCATCGAGCCCCCATGAACGCACGCATCGCCCCACCCGCCCCGATCGACCTGAACCCGGACGCCATCACGCGCAGCGCGCGCACGGTGATCGCCACCGAAGCGGCCGCGGTCGAGGCGCTGGAGGCGCGGATCGGGCCGGCCTTCGTCGAAGCCTGCCGGCTGATCCTGGCCTGCAAGGGCCGCGTGGTGGTCAGCGGCATGGGCAAGTCCGGGCATATCGGGCGCAAGATCGCCGCCACCCTGGCTTCCACCGGCACGCCGGCGTTCTTCGTGCACCCGGGCGAAGCCAGCCACGGCGACCTCGGCATGATCCTGCCGCAGGACGTGGTGCTGGCGATCTCCTACTCCGGCGAGACCGACGAACTGCTGCTGATCCTGCCGGTGATCAAGCGCCAGGGCATCCCGCTGATCGCGATCACCGGCCGCCCCGGTTCCTCGCTGGCGACCCAGGCCGACGTGCACCTGGACGGCAGCATCTCCAACGAAGCCTGCCCGCTCGGCCTGGCGCCGACCACCAGCACCACCGTGGCGCTGGTGCTGGGCGACGCGCTGGCGATCGCGCTGCTGGAGGCGCGCGGCTTCACCTCGGACGACTTCGCCCGCTCGCATCCGGCCGGCGCGCTGGGCCGGCGCCTGCTGCTGCACATCGGCGACGTGATGCACACCGGCGACGACGTGCCGCGGGTCTCGCCCGACGCCAGCCTCACCGCGGCCCTGGTCGAGATGACCCGCAAGCACCTGGGCATGACCGCCGTGGTCGACGCCGAACAGCGCCTGCTGGGCGTGTTCACCGATGGCGACCTGCGCCGCGCGCTGGACGACGAGGGCGTGGACCTGCGCGGCGCCACCGTCGCGGAACTGATGACGCGTGGTCCGAAGACGATCGGCGCCGACAAGCTGGCGGCGGAAGCGGCGCAGCTGATGGAGAAGTACCAGATCCACGCGCTGCTGGTGGTCGACGACGAACAGCACGTGGTCGGCGCACTGAACATTCACGATCTGCTCCGTGCGCGTGTCGTCTGATTCGTCTCGACGAATCAGACAAATCAAATACGCTGCTCTTGATCCTGCTCTCCCAGAATCCCGCCCGTGCCCACCAACTACCTCGCCGATCTCCCCGCCGATCTCCTGACCCGCGCCGCGAAAATCCGCCTGGCGGTGTTCGACGTGGACGGCACGCTGACCGACGGGCGCCTGTGGTACGCCGAGGACGGCCGCGAGACCAAGGTGTTCCACGTGCACGACGGCCTCGGCCTGAAACGGCTGCAGGCGAACGGCGTGCAGGTCGCCATCATCACCGCGCGGATCAGCCACCCGGTCGCGCTGCGTGCCGAGGAACTGGACATCGCCCACGTCTACCAGGGCCAGAGCGACAAGCGCGCCTGCCTGCGGGAATTGCTCGATGCGTTGAACCTCGCCCCCGAACAGGCCGCCTTCACCGGCGACGACCTGCCCGACTTGCCGCCGATGCGCCTCGCCGGGCTGGCCGTGGCGGTGGCGAACGCGCACCCGTGGGTAGCCGAGGCGGCGCACTGGCAGACCGCACGGAGCGGCGGCATGGGCGCGGCGCGCGAGGTCTGCGACCTGATCCTGCACGCCCAGGGCAAGGGCGACGCGGAGCGGGAGCGCTGGCAGTGAGCCTTCGCCGCTACCTGCGCGACCGGCGCCTGCCGGCCGCGACCATCGCCATCGCGCTCGCCGCGGGCGTGGCCCAGCTGCTGTTGTGGTGGTTCGGGCCGGCACCGAAGACCAGCGACTTCGTCGGTCCGCCGCGCTCCAGCTACACCCTCTCCGACGCCCGGATGACCGAATTCAACGCCGCGGGCCAGCCCAGCTTCCGCCTGCAGTCGCCGCACCTGGAACGCCGCGAGGGCGACGACTCGCTCTACCTCAATTCGCCCACCTTCCAGTTGCCGGCCAGGCAGGCCGGCGTGCCGGACTGGCAGGGCGAATCGCTGTATGGCTGGGTCAACAAGGATGGCAGCCTGCTCAAGCTGCAGGGCCCGGTGACCATGCACCGGCCGGCATTCGGCAGCACGCCGGCCACCGAGATGCATACCTCCGACGTCACCGCCTGGCCGAAGGAAAACCGCCTGGAGACCGCCGCGCCGGCACGGATCGTTCAAGGAGCATCTACAATCAGCGGGGTCGGCATGCGCGCCAACCTCACCAACAAGCACCTGGAGTTGCTCGATGATGTCCACAGCACGTTCATGCCAGCCAAGCCGGGCCGTTAAGCTCGCGGTCCTGGGCCTTGGACTGGCCATGCTGCAACCCGCGCTTGCCCGCAAGGATGACCGCCAGAAGCCGGCGAACATCGCAGCGAAATCATTCGACGCAACCCAGCAAGACAACGGCGTCATCCACTACAAGGGCAACGTGCTGCTCACCCAGGGCACCCTGAAGGCAACCGGCGCGCTGGCCACCGCTTACCTGGACGCGGACAACAGCGTCACGCGGGTCGTCATCACCGGCACGCCGGCGCACATCGAACAGCTCGATGACAGCGGCAACCTGATGCAGGGCGACGCCACCGCGATCGACTACGACAACGTCAAGCAGGTCGCCGTGCTGACCGGCAATGCATCGGTCAAGCAGAAAGGCCGCGGCGAAGCCCAGGGCGACAAGCTGACCTACAACACCCAGACCAGCCAGATGACCGGCGAGAGCAGCGGCGACGGCATGGTGCACATGACCTTCCAGCCCAGGCCGAAACCGGCCACGCCGGCCGCATCCTCAACTACGCCGGCCTCCGTCTCGCCGGCCCCGGCGCAAAGCAGTCCGGCCCCAGCGCAGGAACAACCCTGACGTGCTCTCCGCCGAAGGTTTGCAGAAAAGCTTCAAGGCGCGCCAGGTCGTTCGCGATTTCGGCTTCTCGATCCGCGAGGGCGAGGTGGTCGGCCTGCTCGGCCCCAACGGCGCCGGCAAGACCACCTGTTTCTACATGGTGGTCGGCCTGATCGAGGCCGATGGCGGCACGATCAAGCTGGACAAGCAGGACATCACCGGGCTGCCGATGCATGCGCGTGCCCGGCTCGGCATCGGCTACCTGCCGCAGGAGGCGTCGGTGTTCCGCCGGCTCAGCGTGTCCGACAACATCATGGCCGTGCTGGAGCTGCGCGACGGGCTCGGCGAGCAGCAGCGCAGCGCCGAGCTGGAAAACCTGCTGGACGAGCTGAAGATCGCGCACATCGCCGGGCAAAAGGGCATCAGTCTGTCCGGCGGCGAACGGCGCCGGGTGGAGATCGCCCGCGCGCTGGCCGCCAACCCGCGCTACATGCTGCTGGACGAGCCGTTCGCCGGGGTCGACCCGATCTCGGTCGGCGAGATCCAGCGCATCGTGCGGCACCTGAAGGAGCGCGGCATCGGCGTGCTGATCACCGACCACAACGTGCGCGAGACCCTGGGCATCTGCGACCGCGCCTACATCCTGAACGACGGCGAGGTGCTGTCGCGCGGCACCCCGGCGCACATCCTCGCCGACGAGAAGGTGCGCGAGGTCTACCTGGGCCGCGAATTCCGCCTCTGAATTGCCTGTCGCGTCCGCTTCTGCCGCGAACCGCAGCTATGGCCGCACCTGCGGGCACGCGTTACGATGGTGGCGACCCCCATTCGACCCGGCTGGCATGAAACCTGCGCTACAGTTTCGCCTCCACCAGCAGCTGACCCTGACGCCGCAATTGCAGCAGGCGATACGCTTGCTGCAACTGTCGCAACTGGAGCTGGAAGCCGAACTGCGGCAGATCGCCGAGAGCAACCCCCTGCTGGAGTTCGCCGAGGAAGTCGAGGACGACGAGGCGACCGAGAGCGTCGAGGCCGAAAGCGAATACCCCAGCGTCGAGGCGGTCGCCGCCAGCAGCAGTGATGACGGCGACGCCGGCGACTGGTCGGACGGCGGTGGCGTGGCCGAAACGCCGATCGACTTCTCCAGCAACAGCGGGGGCAACGGCAGCAGCGGTTCGCGCGGCGACGACGATTTCGAGCCGCAGAACGCCGCGCCGGAAACGCTGCAGCAGCACCTGCTGTGGCAGCTCAACCTGGCCTCGTTCAATCCGCGCCAACACCTGATCGCCACCGTGCTGATCGACGCGCTCAATCCCGCCGGCTACCTGGGCGAAGGGCTGGAGGCGGTGCTCGCCGCCCTGCCCGCCGACTTCAACGCCAGCGTCGAGGAGGTCGAGGCCGTGCGCCGCCGGCTGCAGGGCTTCGACCCCACCGGCGTGGGCAGCCTCGACCTGCGCGACTGCCTGCGCGTGCAGTTGGAGCAGTTCGACCCGGATACGCCGCAGCGCGATCTGGCGCTGCGCATCGTCGACGCCGAACTCGACCTGCTCGCGCGCAACGACATCGCCCGACTGGCGCGGCGCCTGCGCGCCAGCGAGGACGACGTGGCCGCGGCCGCCGTGCTGATCCGCAGCCTCGACCCGCGCCCCGGCGCGGCGCTCGACGCCACCCCGGTGGAATACGTGGCGCCGGACGTCTACGCGCTGCGCGACGGCAGCCGCTGGCGGGTCAGCCTGAACCCGGACGCGCAACCGCGGCTGGGCCTGAACCAGCACTACTGCGGCCTGATCGCCCAGGCCCGCGGCGAGGATGCCAGCTGGATGCGCGGCCAGCTGCAGGAGGCGCGCTGGCTGATCAAGAGCCTGGAGTCGCGCGCCGAGACCCTGCTCAAGGTCGCCGAGGCGATCGTGCGGCGGCAGAGCGCGTTCCTCGACTACGGCCCCGAAGCCATGCACCCGCTGGTGCTGCGCGAGGTGGCCGAGGAAGTGGGCATGCACGAATCCACCATTTCCCGCGTCACCACCCGCAAGTACATGCACACCCCGCGCGGCACGTTCGAGCTGAAATACTTCTTTTCCAGCGGTGTTTCCACCGAGGACGGCGGCAGCGCCTCGGCCACTGCGATCCAGGCCATGCTGCGCAAGCTGATCGAGTCCGAGGACGTGCGCAAGCCGTTGTCCGACCTGGCGATCGCCGAGGAACTGCAGCGCAAGGGCATCCAGGTCGCCCGCCGCACCGTCGCCAAATACCGGGAAGGGCTGCGCATTCCCACGTCCAGCGAACGCCAGCGCGCGGGCTGATTGTCGCCGGGGACACCCACGGGAACTTGGTTAACGGAAAAGCGCTCCCATACCTGCTAGTAGAGTGATTGACGATGTGCCCGGCCCCCGGGCCGGGTACGTCCACCCCGCCGCGAAAGCGGCACTGCACCACCAGAGGAGGCGCCCCATGCAATTCCAACTCAGCGGCCAGCAGATTGAAGTCACCCCGGCCCTGCGCGACCACGCCACCGCCAAGCTCGACCGCCTCACCCGCCTCGACGACAAATTGAAGAGCCTCGCGATCGTGCTGTCGGTCGACAAGCTGCAGCACCGCGCGGATGGCACCCTGGGCGTCGTCGGCGCCACTCTGCACGCCGAGGCTACCGAGGCCGACATGTACGCCTCCCTCGACGTGCTGTTCGACAAACTGGTCGCCCAGTTGCGCAAGTACCGTGAAAAGGTCGCCGACAAACACCAGCGCGAAGCGCGCGAAGAGCGCCAGTACGGCTGATTCCGGCCGCGTCCGGCCGATCGCGGCCCGCCCGTTCCGGGGCGGGCCGTTTTCCGCTCTGAACACGCGTATCCGTCCAAGCTGGCACAATGGCCATGCTGCCGCAAAGGCCCGTCGGGCCCCGACATGCGGCGCAAAGGACCCAAGGTTTGGACCGGATCAGCGCGCGACAACTCTACGATGGCGTCCACGAACGCATGGCCCTGCGCTGGGTATCCGGCATGCGCGGGGAGTCGCGCGTGCTCGAGCCTGGCGTGGCGCAGGCGCGCCGGCCGTCGCTGATCGGCTACCTCAACGTCATCTATCCGAACAAGATCCAGATCATCGGCTCGGAGGAGCTGAACTTCCTCGACGGGCTGGACTCGCGCCAGCGCTGGGAGGTGATGCACAAGATCGCCGCCTACCAGCCGGTGGCGCTGATCGTGACCAAGGACCAGACCGTGCCGGCCGACCTGCGCGAGGTCGCCGAGGAAACCAACACGCCACTGTGGATCAGCCCCAAGCGCGGCCACGAACTGCTGACCTACCTGCAGTACCACCTGGCGCGCATGCTGGCGGCCAAGACCACCCTGCACGGCGTGTTCCTGGAAGTGTTCTCGATCGGCGTGCTGATCACCGGCGAGGCCGGCTCCGGCAAGAGCGAGCTGGCGCTGGAA
The window above is part of the Rhodanobacter sp. LX-99 genome. Proteins encoded here:
- the purN gene encoding phosphoribosylglycinamide formyltransferase, which codes for MTTAPAKVAVLASGRGSNLAALLAAREHGDLPVEFVLVGSDRASAGALRLAEAANIPTLALDPRSYPDRRAFDLDLFQRVAASGAEWLVLAGFMRILDGEALRPWVGRIINIHPSLLPKYRGLHTHRRALEAGDREHGASVHFVTAELDGGPVIAQARLPIEAGDDEQLLAQRLLPLEHRLLPAVLGLLVSGRLQWDGQAPRFDGQPLAAPLRLDDDGLSP
- a CDS encoding DUF3108 domain-containing protein, which encodes MTIRPLLAPLLGLGLLLGTPAAPAATPTAFTATYDVSQAGSPMGRATVSLRAAGNGEWIYSKDVKGTGGLAALLGASVTESSRFRWRGDVPEAISYDYQLQAAVKTKQRHMVVDWAKKQVAVDEGKGPQTYPASPGMVERNTLALALGLALRDGKQQVALPVAVRQEVQVQNFKVTGKEAITVPAGSFDAERIDRTDADRGFSAWYAPDRYPLPVKLSQHDGGDMVMELVSYKAD
- the murA gene encoding UDP-N-acetylglucosamine 1-carboxyvinyltransferase is translated as MAKILISGGTPLHGEVGISGAKNAVLPILAGCLLADEPVSIGNVPHLHDVTTFIELLGQMGVQLVLDDRMKMHVDPRTTSTCVAPYDLVRTMRASILVLGPLVARFGQAEVSLPGGCAIGSRPVDQHIRGLQALGAEITVENGYIKAKASRLKGTRIVMDMVTVTGTENIMMAATLAHGTTVIENAAQEPEVVDLAHCLIAMGAQIEGAGTSTMVIHGVERLHGAEYEVLPDRIETGTFLVGAAMTGGKVRARHARANTLEAVLAKLEESGAHISTGDDWIELDMGGRRPKAVNISTAPYPAFPTDMQAQFTALNCVAEGTGVVTETVFENRFMHAHELQRLGADIRLEGNTAVVQGVAQMSGAPIMATDLRASACLVLAGLVAKGDTTVDRVYHIDRGYENIEEKLGVLGAKIRRLPN
- a CDS encoding BolA/IbaG family iron-sulfur metabolism protein, producing the protein MDPARIQAMIENGLPGARVEVSGADGVHFEATVIAGQFAGKLPLARHRLVYATLGELMGGAIHALALKTLTPQEAGIRDS
- a CDS encoding KpsF/GutQ family sugar-phosphate isomerase, yielding MNARIAPPAPIDLNPDAITRSARTVIATEAAAVEALEARIGPAFVEACRLILACKGRVVVSGMGKSGHIGRKIAATLASTGTPAFFVHPGEASHGDLGMILPQDVVLAISYSGETDELLLILPVIKRQGIPLIAITGRPGSSLATQADVHLDGSISNEACPLGLAPTTSTTVALVLGDALAIALLEARGFTSDDFARSHPAGALGRRLLLHIGDVMHTGDDVPRVSPDASLTAALVEMTRKHLGMTAVVDAEQRLLGVFTDGDLRRALDDEGVDLRGATVAELMTRGPKTIGADKLAAEAAQLMEKYQIHALLVVDDEQHVVGALNIHDLLRARVV
- a CDS encoding HAD hydrolase family protein; this encodes MPTNYLADLPADLLTRAAKIRLAVFDVDGTLTDGRLWYAEDGRETKVFHVHDGLGLKRLQANGVQVAIITARISHPVALRAEELDIAHVYQGQSDKRACLRELLDALNLAPEQAAFTGDDLPDLPPMRLAGLAVAVANAHPWVAEAAHWQTARSGGMGAAREVCDLILHAQGKGDAERERWQ
- the lptC gene encoding LPS export ABC transporter periplasmic protein LptC: MSLRRYLRDRRLPAATIAIALAAGVAQLLLWWFGPAPKTSDFVGPPRSSYTLSDARMTEFNAAGQPSFRLQSPHLERREGDDSLYLNSPTFQLPARQAGVPDWQGESLYGWVNKDGSLLKLQGPVTMHRPAFGSTPATEMHTSDVTAWPKENRLETAAPARIVQGASTISGVGMRANLTNKHLELLDDVHSTFMPAKPGR
- the lptA gene encoding lipopolysaccharide transport periplasmic protein LptA: MLQPALARKDDRQKPANIAAKSFDATQQDNGVIHYKGNVLLTQGTLKATGALATAYLDADNSVTRVVITGTPAHIEQLDDSGNLMQGDATAIDYDNVKQVAVLTGNASVKQKGRGEAQGDKLTYNTQTSQMTGESSGDGMVHMTFQPRPKPATPAASSTTPASVSPAPAQSSPAPAQEQP
- the lptB gene encoding LPS export ABC transporter ATP-binding protein; this translates as MLSAEGLQKSFKARQVVRDFGFSIREGEVVGLLGPNGAGKTTCFYMVVGLIEADGGTIKLDKQDITGLPMHARARLGIGYLPQEASVFRRLSVSDNIMAVLELRDGLGEQQRSAELENLLDELKIAHIAGQKGISLSGGERRRVEIARALAANPRYMLLDEPFAGVDPISVGEIQRIVRHLKERGIGVLITDHNVRETLGICDRAYILNDGEVLSRGTPAHILADEKVREVYLGREFRL
- a CDS encoding RNA polymerase factor sigma-54, which encodes MKPALQFRLHQQLTLTPQLQQAIRLLQLSQLELEAELRQIAESNPLLEFAEEVEDDEATESVEAESEYPSVEAVAASSSDDGDAGDWSDGGGVAETPIDFSSNSGGNGSSGSRGDDDFEPQNAAPETLQQHLLWQLNLASFNPRQHLIATVLIDALNPAGYLGEGLEAVLAALPADFNASVEEVEAVRRRLQGFDPTGVGSLDLRDCLRVQLEQFDPDTPQRDLALRIVDAELDLLARNDIARLARRLRASEDDVAAAAVLIRSLDPRPGAALDATPVEYVAPDVYALRDGSRWRVSLNPDAQPRLGLNQHYCGLIAQARGEDASWMRGQLQEARWLIKSLESRAETLLKVAEAIVRRQSAFLDYGPEAMHPLVLREVAEEVGMHESTISRVTTRKYMHTPRGTFELKYFFSSGVSTEDGGSASATAIQAMLRKLIESEDVRKPLSDLAIAEELQRKGIQVARRTVAKYREGLRIPTSSERQRAG
- the raiA gene encoding ribosome-associated translation inhibitor RaiA, which codes for MQFQLSGQQIEVTPALRDHATAKLDRLTRLDDKLKSLAIVLSVDKLQHRADGTLGVVGATLHAEATEADMYASLDVLFDKLVAQLRKYREKVADKHQREAREERQYG
- the hprK gene encoding HPr(Ser) kinase/phosphatase, encoding MDRISARQLYDGVHERMALRWVSGMRGESRVLEPGVAQARRPSLIGYLNVIYPNKIQIIGSEELNFLDGLDSRQRWEVMHKIAAYQPVALIVTKDQTVPADLREVAEETNTPLWISPKRGHELLTYLQYHLARMLAAKTTLHGVFLEVFSIGVLITGEAGSGKSELALELISRGHRLVADDATEFTLIAPDVIDGSCPELLQDLLEVRGLGVLNVREMFGHMSVKTSKYLRLVVHLKPLRDGEETDALTRLTGDIGHREIFDVQVPMITLPVASGRNLAVLVEAAVRSHALKSKGIDPAQTFIDRQAHQLRRLPPW